One Tumebacillus sp. BK434 genomic window carries:
- the pgsA gene encoding CDP-diacylglycerol--glycerol-3-phosphate 3-phosphatidyltransferase: protein MKFNLANRITLVRISLVPIVMFFLLVRLDLGKFTLFGHTASWSDMIAALIFIIAAVTDGLDGYIARSRKMITDFGKFLDPLADKLLVSAVLISLVELDRLDAWVAIIIISREFAVTGLRLVAAANGTVIAASKLAKWKTTFQIVAIVALILNNFPFSTLDIRFDLWMVWAMVVITVWSGVDYFVKNKQAIQE, encoded by the coding sequence ATGAAATTCAATCTGGCTAACCGCATAACATTAGTCAGGATTTCATTGGTACCGATCGTCATGTTTTTCCTCTTGGTGCGACTTGATTTGGGGAAATTTACGTTGTTCGGTCATACAGCCTCATGGTCTGACATGATCGCCGCGCTGATCTTTATCATCGCGGCGGTCACGGACGGCCTTGACGGCTACATCGCGCGCAGCCGCAAAATGATTACAGATTTCGGCAAGTTTCTCGATCCGCTCGCCGACAAGCTGCTGGTCTCCGCCGTGCTGATCTCGCTCGTCGAACTGGATCGTCTCGACGCGTGGGTGGCGATTATCATCATCTCCCGCGAATTCGCTGTGACCGGCCTGCGCCTCGTCGCGGCGGCGAACGGCACGGTGATCGCCGCTTCCAAGCTGGCGAAATGGAAGACGACTTTTCAGATCGTCGCCATCGTCGCGTTGATCCTCAACAATTTCCCGTTCTCCACGCTCGACATCCGCTTCGATCTGTGGATGGTCTGGGCGATGGTCGTCATCACCGTCTGGTCGGGTGTTGACTATTTTGTGAAAAACAAACAAGCGATACAAGAATGA
- a CDS encoding RodZ domain-containing protein: protein MQELGAELKRIREEKGYQLNDVQQATKIRTRYLEAIEAGDLSAMPGVVYVRGFIKSYCDFLEVDGQEMLDRYGLSAEKSDAQVEPVRVAQKSRSLGKPASFNPRLLPQVAIAVAILVALSAAYALYVNRDDQQQVSNEKADVKTAEQQKPPANPQTPATTPTTPPKEEPPKQTTVVQQVQKAGTQTTYQVSGTNEMTVVLAASNDCWMQVTADGKVLESGIVKKGETRTWKAKQAISMQTGASKYLTVKVNEQPVQIEQILGGYTFLFNLKS from the coding sequence GTGCAGGAACTCGGAGCTGAGCTCAAACGAATCCGCGAGGAAAAAGGCTATCAGCTGAATGATGTCCAGCAGGCGACCAAGATCCGCACCCGCTATCTCGAAGCGATCGAAGCGGGCGATCTGTCGGCAATGCCGGGTGTAGTCTATGTTCGCGGCTTTATCAAAAGCTATTGTGATTTCCTGGAGGTGGACGGCCAGGAGATGCTCGACCGCTACGGACTGTCTGCAGAGAAAAGCGATGCGCAGGTCGAACCGGTGCGCGTCGCGCAAAAGAGCAGGAGCCTCGGCAAGCCCGCTTCGTTCAATCCGCGCCTGCTTCCGCAGGTGGCGATCGCCGTCGCGATCCTCGTGGCGCTGTCGGCTGCGTACGCCCTGTACGTGAACCGAGACGACCAGCAGCAGGTCAGCAACGAAAAGGCGGATGTCAAGACGGCTGAACAGCAAAAGCCGCCAGCGAATCCGCAGACGCCCGCTACGACGCCGACCACTCCGCCGAAAGAGGAGCCGCCAAAGCAGACGACGGTGGTACAGCAGGTGCAAAAAGCCGGGACGCAGACCACCTATCAGGTATCCGGCACCAACGAAATGACGGTGGTGCTCGCCGCATCGAACGACTGCTGGATGCAAGTCACAGCAGATGGCAAGGTGCTGGAGTCGGGCATCGTCAAAAAGGGTGAGACCCGCACCTGGAAGGCGAAACAAGCGATCTCGATGCAGACGGGGGCATCCAAGTACCTCACCGTCAAAGTCAACGAGCAGCCGGTGCAGATCGAACAGATCCTCGGCGGCTATACGTTCTTGTTCAACCTGAAGTCGTAA
- the rimO gene encoding 30S ribosomal protein S12 methylthiotransferase RimO, whose translation MTQKTIQKVHFVTLGCEKNLVDSEVMMGIVKGKEYEIVDSPDDADVVVVNTCGFIDNAKAESVETILTMAQLKETHHVKSVLVAGCMAQRYQDELMTEIPEIDGIVGTQDLIRIDELIEEAQTGNRPRYFSAENPIYLYDESTPRVHTTGGSSAYIKIAEGCNHSCTFCIIPKMRGKFRSRPIESIVSEAEMLVAQGVKEIVLIAQDSTDYGIDIYKKRRLNDLLEALNGVEGLEWIRLHYAYPGFFTDEVIDAMARLDKVAKYIDMPLQHSENHILKAMQRPGHQAGVKKLVQKIRDRVPNVALRTSFIVGFPGETDEDFENLCNFVREVAFDHIGVFTYSPEEGTPSAEFGAQVPDDLKERRSNILMEVAREVAAERQARHVGTVLDVLVEKYDEEDETIRVGRTQYDAKDIDGMVFVANSDANVGDMIKVRITHAYDFDLSGEAV comes from the coding sequence GTGACACAGAAAACCATACAAAAAGTACACTTCGTGACGCTCGGTTGTGAAAAAAATCTCGTAGATTCGGAAGTCATGATGGGGATTGTCAAAGGCAAAGAGTATGAAATTGTCGACTCCCCGGATGATGCAGATGTCGTTGTCGTCAACACTTGCGGCTTTATCGACAATGCCAAGGCTGAATCGGTCGAGACGATTCTGACCATGGCGCAATTGAAAGAAACACACCATGTAAAATCTGTTCTGGTCGCCGGCTGCATGGCTCAGCGCTATCAGGATGAATTGATGACCGAAATTCCGGAGATTGACGGGATCGTCGGCACCCAGGATCTGATCCGGATCGACGAGCTGATCGAAGAGGCGCAGACCGGCAACCGCCCGCGCTACTTCTCGGCGGAGAACCCGATCTACCTCTATGACGAATCCACCCCGCGCGTGCATACGACAGGAGGCTCTTCTGCGTATATCAAGATCGCGGAAGGCTGCAACCACTCCTGCACGTTCTGCATCATTCCGAAGATGCGCGGCAAATTCCGCTCGCGTCCGATCGAGTCGATCGTCAGTGAAGCGGAGATGCTCGTCGCGCAAGGCGTGAAAGAGATCGTGCTGATCGCACAGGATTCGACCGACTACGGCATCGACATCTATAAAAAGCGCCGTCTGAACGACCTGCTCGAAGCGTTGAACGGCGTGGAAGGCCTCGAATGGATCCGCTTGCACTATGCGTATCCGGGCTTCTTCACCGATGAAGTGATCGATGCGATGGCGCGCCTCGACAAAGTGGCGAAATACATCGACATGCCGCTTCAGCATTCGGAGAACCACATTCTGAAAGCGATGCAGCGTCCGGGCCACCAGGCCGGCGTCAAGAAACTGGTGCAAAAGATCCGCGACCGCGTGCCGAACGTGGCGCTGCGCACTTCGTTTATCGTCGGCTTCCCGGGCGAGACGGACGAAGATTTTGAGAACCTCTGCAACTTCGTGCGCGAAGTCGCATTTGACCATATCGGCGTCTTTACCTACTCGCCGGAAGAGGGTACGCCGTCTGCCGAATTCGGTGCGCAGGTGCCGGATGATCTCAAAGAGCGCCGCTCGAACATCCTGATGGAAGTGGCCCGCGAAGTGGCTGCCGAGCGCCAGGCCCGCCATGTCGGCACCGTGCTCGACGTGTTGGTTGAGAAGTATGATGAAGAAGACGAAACGATTCGTGTGGGACGAACGCAGTACGATGCGAAAGACATCGACGGTATGGTCTTCGTTGCCAACAGCGATGCCAACGTCGGCGACATGATCAAAGTCCGCATCACCCATGCGTACGATTTCGACCTCTCGGGGGAGGCGGTCTAA
- a CDS encoding YajQ family cyclic di-GMP-binding protein: MAKDASFDVVSKVDMQELDNAVNQASKEMTSRFDFKGSKSSIELKEEEIVLASDDEGKLRSVVDILESKIIKRGISLKSLNYGKVEPAAAGTVRQSVKIKQGIDQDNAKKIVKLIKDSKIKVQASVQGDAVRVSGKSRDDLQAVIQLLKEADVPVDLQFNNYR; the protein is encoded by the coding sequence ATGGCGAAAGACGCGTCTTTTGACGTTGTGTCTAAAGTGGACATGCAAGAGCTGGACAACGCAGTCAACCAAGCGAGCAAGGAGATGACCTCCCGCTTTGACTTTAAAGGCAGCAAGAGCTCGATCGAGTTGAAAGAGGAAGAGATCGTGCTCGCATCTGATGATGAAGGCAAGCTGAGAAGCGTTGTTGACATCCTCGAAAGCAAGATCATCAAGCGCGGCATCTCGCTGAAGTCGCTCAACTACGGCAAGGTGGAGCCGGCTGCTGCCGGCACCGTGCGCCAGTCTGTCAAGATCAAGCAAGGCATCGATCAGGACAACGCGAAGAAGATCGTCAAGCTGATCAAGGACTCGAAGATCAAAGTTCAGGCGTCCGTTCAAGGCGATGCGGTTCGCGTCTCCGGCAAGAGCCGCGATGATCTGCAAGCGGTGATCCAACTGCTGAAAGAGGCGGATGTTCCGGTCGACCTGCAGTTTAACAACTACCGCTAA